Genomic DNA from Manihot esculenta cultivar AM560-2 chromosome 15, M.esculenta_v8, whole genome shotgun sequence:
ATGACTGGCCACTCTGTCACAGATATATGTATGgctgaaaggaaagaaaaagaagaagtaaGATTAGAGTCATCAACCCCATATAATAAGGAGAagcacaaataaaaaataacagaaGTTAACTTACAAGTATAAGCAATAAAATCAGCTAAGCAAGGGGGATAGCTCTGAGAATGCAAGGATCCTTAATTGTCTCATTCAAACTTGGAGTCTTTGAGCTAAAGAAATTTTGGTGCCATTTCTGGGGCATTATCAAGATAAGATGCTTGAACCAAGATCCTCCATGTCAATGCATCAGGAAAATTACCTCTCTTATGCATCATATCCAACAATTTATGGGCTTCATTCAGCTTCTTTTCTTTGCAAAGGATGCAAAGCAACCAGTTAGCACTATATCGACGAGGTACATAATTATGAGCAAACATTTCTTCAACTATGTTGAAGGCAGGAATGCTCAAGTAACAAGCACAAAAACAACGGAGTAAAGTTTCATAAGAGGCCTTGTTTGGGAAGAACCCCCTCTTTCGCATAGCAAAGACGAGAGACAAAGCATGTAACTCTTTACCAGCCTTGCAAAGGCCTCTCAATAAAGTGTTGTATGCAACTTTATCAAGTTTATAACCATCTGCATTCATCAAATTAAACAACTCTATGGCTTGATTAATTTGACCAGCTCTACTGTGTGCCTCAATAAGAATAGTAAAAGTCACTTCATTTGGGCATATACCCTCTTTCTGCATTAATTCAAACTGATTGTATGCGTCCTCAATCCTATTTGCCCAACACAATCCAGAAATTATACTATTATAGAGGGATAAATTGGGCATAAACTTGGTCTCTTTGATTCTATGCATGAGCTTCAAGACAAAGCATTTTATATGTTCAGAAGAATCAAAAGAAAATCGTAAAATGGTTTCCCTAGGCAAGAATTTTCTTTGAAATAGCAAATGGAGCAGCATTTCTCTCTCCCTGTCAGATTTTCGGTTTATCTTGCACCTTTTCTTGACACCATCAATATATCTGGAAACACCACTAACCAAGGCAATGTAAAAGACAACATCAGGTTCAATCTGGCTTCTGTCCATCAAATCAACAAGCCGAAAGGCAAAGTCAAACTCTCCCTTCCTCAAGAAGTGATAGATAAGAGATGTGTGCAAGACAACATTTGGCACAAAACCATCTCCCAACATCCTGTCAAGATACTTGCAACCCTTACCTGCCATGTTACTCTTCACCAAACCACTTATCAGTACAGTGTAAGTGTATGAACATGGTTGAATGTCATgttttatcattttttcaaACAATTGGTGGGCTTCCAAAGCTTGTCCATTCTTGAAGTAGCCATTGATCATTGTCATGTAGACAGTTGCATCAAGATCCACACCAGCCTCAAGCATCCTCTGAAACAAAGTTTCTGCTTCAGACATTCTCTTTTTCCTGCTTAGACAACTTAGAATGGAGTTATAAATAGAAACACTAGGTTTCAGTCCCCTCTCCTCCATTTGATCCAAAACATGGAATGCTGATGTCAGATCCTTATTTTTACAATATTCATTTATCATTATCAAATAAGTTGCCAAGTCAGGGACTATGCTCCATTCTTGCATAATATCAACCAGAGGTTCAAAAGACTCCAGACACCCATCCTGGCAAATGCATTTGACCAAGGAGTTGAAAGTAAAAGGCAAAGGACTGCACCCAACATCTATCATTTTCCTTAAGCACGACAAAGCAGCATCTAGGTTTCCTCTCTCACACAAGGCAGTAATATAGATACCAAATGCCACATTAGCTAGATTCAAGTTGCTTCCTATAATTTTCTCAAGAAGGAATTCAATTTCTTGCTCCAAATTTATCATAGGATCTATATTAGTAGAACCTGAGAGCAAAGTGGGATTCAATCCACACCCATGCTTCAGAATATCCTGCAACATCAACAGAGAAAGTTGAAGCTCATTCCCTCTCTTGCTATTCTTCATGAGAATAAGAAATAACACATGGTCCGGAATGACCCCATGGTTCAGCATACTTTTGTACAATTCATCAACTTCAGTTAACCTATTATCCTTGTATAGTGCAGACATTAAAGCTGTATAACTGTGCACACTGGGAATCAAATTGCAGCAAGCCATGTTATTCAGAAGTGTTGTAGCACAAATGATTTTCCCTTCCTTGCAATAATTACTAATCAGAATATGGTAAGTGACTGCATCAGGTAGCATCCTGGATTCATTCATTTGACTGTACAAAATCCACCCTTTATTAAAATAACCCATCTTGACAATCCCCTGAATCAAAGCAGTATAAGTAAAAGTATCCGGTTCACAACCCATCTTTAGCATCCTCAGAAAAACCATCACTGCCATTTTTATCTTCTTATCCTTGAGATACGCATTCATAAGGGAAGTATACATTATCTTATCCAAAAAGAAACCACGTTCTTCCATCTCTCCACCAATCGACTCTGCCTCCACAACCCAACCTTTCTTACAAAGCCCATAGAATAGCGACTTATAATTATGAAGAGTTGGCAACAATCCAGTTCTTTCATGCATTATATCCAAGACTTTCATTGCTTCACGTACATGCCCTTTATAACTCAGTCCATCAATCAAAAAGTTATAATACCGCATGCCCAATTGTATCTTAGCCTTGCTTATGCTAACCAAACAATCAAACGCATCCAAAAGCATCTCTTGCACACAAAACTCTCTAATAACAGCCATACAAGCAGCGTGACAAGGCACAAAGCCACTACCAATAAGCTTATCAAAAAGTATACTTGCATCCTCTAATTTCCCCAACTTAACCAAGCAAATAACCATGGAGTTAATAATACTAGAGTCCGGGTCAATACCTTTAGCAATTACATTATCACAGTAGACTGCGTAAGCCAGCTTGGACTGACCCAATTCTATCAATCTCCTAATGAAAACACCATAAATACCAACACCAAGCTCCATCCCACGACCAGCAGCGAAATCAACAGCGGAGATAGCATCAGGGACGGTGGGAGAATGAGCAATAATTCTCTGAATGACTTGCTGGGCCAAGGATACGCGGCCACGACGAAGGAGGTCATCGGCTAAGGAGAGGCGGAGAGAATTATGATCGTTTGGACTATTGGGAGTTGGTGGTGTTTCTAGAGGGACAGTACATGTTACCATCGCTCTCTTTCTGGTTCTGAAGTAGAAGTAATAAGAAGTAGGTCTCTGTTTAATCATGGCGAGACGAGACTTGACATTTTTACTATTACTCTAGTTCCAATAACTGAAAAACGAAGGCTGACCCCTCAAACTAGATGGCAGAAGTGGATGGACTCAGCACAAGAACATCCCAAATGGCTTCCACTCGAGGCAAAAGGCATGAAGGAGACAACGTACATGATAAAGTTTTCTCCCAATGTTCCTCTAGATATCAGCTCAAACTGCCCGGCTAGGGCTAAGACAAACGACTGCCACGAAGAGAACTCCGGCACGCCAGCCGACCGACTAACATAGATATGTAGAAGAAAATCGAAGGCTTAGAAAAACCAGAGATGTCCACTTCACTGAATCAAAACTGCCTTTGGGTTAAGGCAGGGTTCTGCGAATTGAAACAGTAATACTAGTAAATGGGCCGCTTTGACGGTTAACTGATGTAAGCTCTGTAAATGGGAAACTGTAGTCAAATATAACTTTTATTATtagtattgaaattttaatatttaaaaatagcatattaatacaattatattataaaatataaatatcacTAAAAAGTTAAGTTTTTAGAAGTAATATGGTATGAGTAGAGATTTACCctaattataataaatgaagttcatatttattatatatatattatgcggATAAGATATGTCAATGAAATGCCTATGGCTAAGGCACAACCTCAACCCACACTTGAGTTGATAACCTTGCTTTGATCAATCCATAGGAAAGTTTAGAGAGTTTTATCTTTAAAAGCCAGGgaaaaaaaatgtaatatatatatttatcattCTCGGGTGGAGTTGATTGAATTTCTCATATGGGCACATTCACACTAACCACGCTTTTTAATCACAAAACAAATACATTGAGCATACATTTTCAGGTTTACAGAATCATGGACCTATTTGATCTGAAAATAATATATGGTACACAGACCATACATTTTCTTTCTAAGCAAAACCACTAGTTATACAACTTAAATCAACCAAAATCCAACTCAAGATCTCAACATTCAACTATCATTTACATCCACTTTGAAGACAGGATGGAAAAATTGTGGCTGCTACCGCTTGTTTATCTGCCAAAACCATATAGCTACCTCCAAATGAGGCGAAACAAGACTGGTTAATTTCCAGCAATGTCACTTGGTCTTTGGTTTTCGAACTTTAACATATGGGAAAAAGCCCATGAAGTGGACAACTTTTGGATCCCATCCTAACTGCTGAGCACGACAAAACATCAAGAATGTGTTTGCAAAATATGAATTGAAACCCATGAAGACATGCCATAAAGCATGCCCCTGGGGGTTGAACAGCCACTGAGAA
This window encodes:
- the LOC110601708 gene encoding pentatricopeptide repeat-containing protein At5g62370 — translated: MIKQRPTSYYFYFRTRKRAMVTCTVPLETPPTPNSPNDHNSLRLSLADDLLRRGRVSLAQQVIQRIIAHSPTVPDAISAVDFAAGRGMELGVGIYGVFIRRLIELGQSKLAYAVYCDNVIAKGIDPDSSIINSMVICLVKLGKLEDASILFDKLIGSGFVPCHAACMAVIREFCVQEMLLDAFDCLVSISKAKIQLGMRYYNFLIDGLSYKGHVREAMKVLDIMHERTGLLPTLHNYKSLFYGLCKKGWVVEAESIGGEMEERGFFLDKIMYTSLMNAYLKDKKIKMAVMVFLRMLKMGCEPDTFTYTALIQGIVKMGYFNKGWILYSQMNESRMLPDAVTYHILISNYCKEGKIICATTLLNNMACCNLIPSVHSYTALMSALYKDNRLTEVDELYKSMLNHGVIPDHVLFLILMKNSKRGNELQLSLLMLQDILKHGCGLNPTLLSGSTNIDPMINLEQEIEFLLEKIIGSNLNLANVAFGIYITALCERGNLDAALSCLRKMIDVGCSPLPFTFNSLVKCICQDGCLESFEPLVDIMQEWSIVPDLATYLIMINEYCKNKDLTSAFHVLDQMEERGLKPSVSIYNSILSCLSRKKRMSEAETLFQRMLEAGVDLDATVYMTMINGYFKNGQALEAHQLFEKMIKHDIQPCSYTYTVLISGLVKSNMAGKGCKYLDRMLGDGFVPNVVLHTSLIYHFLRKGEFDFAFRLVDLMDRSQIEPDVVFYIALVSGVSRYIDGVKKRCKINRKSDREREMLLHLLFQRKFLPRETILRFSFDSSEHIKCFVLKLMHRIKETKFMPNLSLYNSIISGLCWANRIEDAYNQFELMQKEGICPNEVTFTILIEAHSRAGQINQAIELFNLMNADGYKLDKVAYNTLLRGLCKAGKELHALSLVFAMRKRGFFPNKASYETLLRCFCACYLSIPAFNIVEEMFAHNYVPRRYSANWLLCILCKEKKLNEAHKLLDMMHKRGNFPDALTWRILVQASYLDNAPEMAPKFL